One region of Anaeromyxobacter paludicola genomic DNA includes:
- the aspS gene encoding aspartate--tRNA ligase codes for MPRFITELKRTHTCGQLRREDIGREVVLFGWVSNRRDHGGAVFIDLRDREGLTQVVFEPAPDRAAAHELAGQLRLEYVVGIRGVVQSRGGNVNPKLATGEIEVHATELEIFNRCEPTPFPIEDAIDTGEEKRLQYRYLDLRRAPLQKTLMTRARVNHLTRNYFSERGFLELETPFMVKYTPGGARNFLVPSRLNPGKFYALAESPQLFKQLYMMAGFDKYFQIVRCFRDEDLRLDRQPEFTQIDVEMSFVEQNDIFDVMEGLVVKLWKEVLGIEIPRPFLRMPFEESMGKYGNDKPDLRFDLHHVELTELVKENQGGGVPMLADAVAAGGIVKALRLPADKALSRTEIDKLEEYVKGMGAKGLARAKLAEGGEWTQSPLAKTITPALRQAINAACEAEPGDLLLFQFGKPAVVHTVMANLRVHLAKRLGLIPEYGSGGKWNFLWVVNPPLFEYDEESKTWAAAHHAFTRPHDEDLQYLESDPGKVNCYRYDLVLNGFEIGGGSIRLHDPQVQARVFKAMGISDEDARAKFGFLLDALKMGAPPHGGIALGMDRLVMLLTGAESLRDVVAWPKTQKGTDLMTGAPGDVDGRQLRELAVKSTVEPK; via the coding sequence TTGCCCCGCTTCATCACCGAGCTCAAGCGCACGCACACTTGCGGTCAACTCCGTCGGGAAGACATCGGCCGCGAGGTGGTGCTCTTCGGATGGGTCTCGAACCGCCGCGACCACGGCGGCGCGGTCTTCATCGACCTGCGCGATCGCGAGGGGCTCACCCAGGTGGTGTTCGAGCCGGCCCCGGACCGGGCCGCCGCGCACGAGCTCGCCGGGCAGCTCCGGCTCGAGTACGTGGTGGGCATCCGGGGCGTGGTCCAGAGCCGCGGCGGCAACGTGAACCCCAAGCTCGCCACCGGCGAGATCGAGGTCCACGCCACCGAGCTCGAGATCTTCAACCGCTGCGAGCCGACGCCGTTCCCCATCGAGGACGCCATCGACACCGGCGAGGAGAAGCGGCTCCAGTACCGCTACCTCGACCTGCGCCGCGCCCCGCTCCAGAAGACCCTCATGACCCGCGCGCGGGTGAACCACCTCACCCGCAACTACTTCAGCGAGCGCGGCTTCCTCGAGCTCGAGACCCCGTTCATGGTGAAGTACACGCCGGGCGGGGCGCGCAACTTCCTCGTCCCGAGCCGCCTCAACCCCGGCAAGTTCTACGCCCTCGCCGAGAGCCCGCAGCTCTTCAAGCAGCTCTACATGATGGCGGGCTTCGACAAGTACTTCCAGATCGTCCGCTGCTTCCGCGACGAGGACCTCCGGCTCGACCGCCAGCCCGAGTTCACCCAGATCGACGTCGAGATGAGCTTCGTCGAGCAGAACGACATCTTCGACGTGATGGAGGGGCTCGTGGTGAAGCTCTGGAAGGAGGTCCTCGGGATCGAGATCCCGCGCCCCTTCCTGCGCATGCCCTTCGAGGAGTCGATGGGCAAGTACGGCAACGACAAGCCCGACCTCCGCTTCGACCTGCACCACGTCGAGCTCACCGAGCTGGTGAAGGAGAACCAGGGCGGCGGCGTGCCCATGCTGGCCGACGCGGTGGCCGCGGGCGGCATCGTGAAGGCCCTGCGCCTCCCGGCCGACAAGGCGCTCAGCCGCACCGAGATCGACAAGCTCGAGGAGTACGTGAAGGGGATGGGGGCGAAGGGGCTCGCCCGGGCCAAGCTGGCCGAGGGCGGCGAGTGGACCCAGTCGCCGCTCGCGAAGACCATCACCCCGGCGCTGCGCCAGGCCATCAACGCCGCCTGCGAGGCCGAGCCGGGCGACCTGCTCCTGTTCCAGTTCGGGAAGCCGGCGGTGGTCCACACCGTCATGGCGAACCTCCGCGTCCACCTCGCGAAGCGGCTCGGGCTCATCCCCGAGTACGGCTCGGGCGGCAAGTGGAACTTCCTCTGGGTCGTGAACCCGCCGCTCTTCGAGTACGACGAGGAGTCCAAGACCTGGGCCGCGGCGCACCACGCCTTCACCCGGCCGCACGACGAGGATCTGCAGTACCTCGAGAGCGATCCCGGCAAGGTGAACTGCTACCGCTACGACCTCGTGCTCAACGGCTTCGAGATCGGCGGCGGCTCGATCCGGCTCCACGACCCGCAGGTGCAGGCGCGGGTCTTCAAGGCCATGGGGATCAGCGACGAGGACGCCCGCGCCAAGTTCGGGTTCCTCCTCGACGCCCTCAAGATGGGCGCGCCCCCGCACGGCGGCATCGCGCTCGGCATGGACCGGCTCGTCATGCTCCTCACCGGCGCCGAGTCGCTGCGCGACGTGGTGGCCTGGCCGAAGACGCAGAAGGGCACCGACCTCATGACCGGCGCCCCCGGCGACGTGGACGGCCGGCAGCTCCGCGAGCTGGCCGTGAAGAGCACGGTCGAGCCCAAGTAG
- a CDS encoding tetratricopeptide repeat-containing glycosyltransferase translates to MPLLTLCVIARDEEAMLEGCLASARDAVDEVVLVDTGSRDRTAALARAAGARVLEQPWADDFSAPRNLALAEARGDWVLQLDADERLAPGSGEALRQALRGGGFERGLLRLHNASRLDAAPAEVLSGRARLGEPQWLLRAFRRLPGVRYESPIHESPLPSLVRAGARPRFLDAEIVHLGAVPGLRDARAKSARNAALLRRRLEDAPGDVRLWGYLALELAGAGDRAGAAEAAERGWQVLAALPPGISAHQLCAARATLAYNDGDLDRALQTVDRLVAREGDSPDAMFLRGSTLLRLAFREPPGAVRQAVLEQAARALQATLATAGAPHERRTLGGASGHAANGQLGLVLLARRDWAGARDALLAALGDRPGDREAALGLAEARAELGEAAQALRELEPLLDASPDGWAVAARAAQVLGALDDARALLAEAARRQSAGFSAPHRRERAQALAGEVSR, encoded by the coding sequence GTGCCGCTCCTCACCCTCTGCGTCATCGCCCGCGACGAGGAGGCGATGCTCGAAGGCTGCCTCGCCTCGGCGCGGGACGCGGTCGACGAGGTCGTCCTCGTCGACACCGGCAGCCGCGACCGCACCGCCGCGCTCGCCCGCGCCGCCGGCGCCCGGGTCCTCGAGCAGCCCTGGGCCGACGACTTCTCCGCCCCCCGGAACCTCGCCCTGGCCGAGGCGCGCGGCGACTGGGTGCTGCAGCTCGACGCCGACGAGCGGCTGGCGCCCGGCTCGGGCGAGGCGCTGCGCCAGGCCCTGCGCGGCGGCGGCTTCGAGCGCGGGCTCCTGCGGCTCCACAACGCCTCGCGGCTCGACGCGGCGCCCGCCGAGGTCCTGTCCGGCCGCGCCCGCCTGGGCGAGCCGCAGTGGCTGCTGCGCGCCTTCCGGCGGCTCCCGGGCGTGCGCTACGAGAGCCCCATCCACGAGTCGCCCCTGCCGTCGCTCGTCCGGGCGGGGGCGCGCCCCCGCTTCCTCGACGCCGAGATCGTGCACCTCGGCGCCGTGCCCGGCCTCCGCGACGCCCGCGCGAAGTCGGCGCGGAACGCGGCGCTGCTCCGGCGCCGGCTCGAGGACGCGCCCGGCGACGTGCGGCTCTGGGGCTACCTCGCGCTCGAGCTCGCCGGCGCGGGCGATCGGGCCGGGGCGGCGGAGGCCGCCGAGCGCGGCTGGCAGGTCCTCGCCGCGCTGCCGCCCGGGATCTCGGCGCACCAGCTCTGCGCCGCCCGGGCCACGCTCGCCTACAACGACGGCGACCTCGACCGGGCGCTCCAGACGGTGGACCGGCTGGTCGCGCGCGAGGGCGACTCGCCCGACGCCATGTTCCTGCGGGGCAGCACGCTGCTCCGGCTCGCCTTCCGCGAGCCGCCCGGCGCCGTTCGGCAGGCCGTCCTCGAGCAGGCGGCGCGGGCCCTCCAGGCGACGCTCGCGACCGCGGGCGCGCCGCACGAGCGCCGGACGCTCGGCGGCGCGTCGGGGCACGCGGCGAACGGCCAGCTCGGCCTCGTCCTCCTGGCGCGGCGCGACTGGGCCGGCGCCCGCGACGCGCTCCTCGCCGCCCTCGGCGATCGCCCCGGCGACCGCGAGGCGGCGCTCGGCCTCGCCGAGGCCCGCGCCGAGCTCGGGGAGGCGGCGCAGGCGCTGCGCGAGCTCGAGCCGCTGCTCGACGCCTCGCCCGACGGCTGGGCGGTGGCGGCCCGCGCGGCCCAGGTCCTCGGCGCGCTGGACGACGCGCGGGCCCTCCTCGCCGAGGCGGCGCGCCGGCAGTCGGCCGGCTTCTCCGCGCCGCACCGGCGCGAGCGCGCCCAGGCGCTCGCCGGCGAGGTGTCCCGGTGA
- a CDS encoding glycosyltransferase yields the protein MSPATAPRVSLCLIARDEERFLPGCLASARAAVDEVIVVDTGSRDGTVALARAAGARVLEAPWTGDFSAPRNLGLAAATGDWVLQLDADERLAGGAAAALRRAVAEPGGAAAFLVRLHDAARLDAPEAEVLSGAARLRDVALLPRLFRRLPGLAWRGAVHERIDEALAEAGARFALSDVDLVHLGAVPELREALGKRARNTAILRRACDDGSGDVTPFGYLCLELRAEGRGEEAWQVAARGWALVPGQPRTRSLHNFLVARAMLALDRGEPSLALESVAALEARSALGADALLLRGVASLQLALSAPAAGRAAPLAAAVAALRAARARHDLVDPHQVIGGSSGDTAAAQLGLALLLSGRSEEAAGAFEDALRLRPGLPEAALGLAECRLERGDPAGALASLSPLLGARPDGWALAARAAHALGAAADARSLLAEAHRRAGAGFLSPHRLEAARALWAALEGASP from the coding sequence GTGAGCCCGGCGACCGCGCCCCGCGTCTCGCTCTGTCTCATCGCCAGGGACGAGGAGCGCTTCCTCCCGGGCTGCCTCGCCTCGGCGCGGGCGGCGGTGGACGAGGTGATCGTCGTGGACACGGGGAGCCGGGACGGCACGGTGGCGCTCGCCCGGGCGGCGGGGGCCCGCGTCCTCGAGGCCCCCTGGACCGGCGACTTCTCGGCGCCCCGCAACCTGGGGCTCGCCGCCGCGACCGGCGACTGGGTGCTGCAGCTCGACGCCGACGAGCGGCTCGCCGGCGGCGCCGCCGCGGCGCTGCGGCGCGCCGTCGCCGAGCCGGGCGGCGCCGCCGCCTTCCTGGTCCGGCTCCACGACGCCGCGCGGCTCGACGCGCCGGAGGCGGAGGTGCTCTCCGGCGCCGCCCGGCTGCGCGACGTCGCGCTCCTGCCGCGCCTCTTCCGGCGGCTGCCGGGCCTGGCCTGGCGCGGCGCGGTCCACGAGCGGATCGACGAGGCCCTCGCCGAGGCGGGGGCCCGGTTCGCGCTCTCGGACGTGGACCTCGTCCACCTCGGCGCGGTGCCGGAGCTCCGGGAGGCGCTCGGCAAGCGGGCGCGGAACACCGCCATCCTCCGCCGGGCCTGCGACGACGGCTCGGGCGACGTGACGCCCTTCGGCTACCTCTGCCTCGAGCTGCGCGCGGAGGGGCGCGGGGAGGAGGCCTGGCAGGTGGCGGCCCGCGGCTGGGCCCTCGTCCCCGGCCAGCCCCGGACCCGGTCGCTCCACAACTTCCTCGTCGCGCGGGCCATGCTGGCGCTCGATCGCGGCGAGCCGTCCCTGGCCCTCGAGAGCGTGGCGGCCCTGGAGGCCCGCTCCGCCCTGGGCGCCGACGCCCTGCTGCTGCGCGGGGTGGCCTCGCTGCAGCTCGCCCTGTCCGCCCCGGCGGCCGGCCGCGCGGCCCCCCTCGCCGCCGCGGTCGCGGCCCTGCGCGCCGCGCGGGCGCGCCACGACCTCGTCGACCCGCACCAGGTGATCGGCGGGTCGAGCGGCGACACCGCCGCCGCCCAGCTCGGGCTGGCGCTGCTCCTCTCCGGCCGCTCCGAGGAGGCGGCCGGCGCCTTCGAGGACGCGCTGCGGCTGCGGCCCGGGCTCCCGGAGGCCGCGCTCGGGCTGGCCGAGTGCCGCCTGGAGCGGGGCGACCCGGCCGGCGCGCTCGCGTCGCTCTCGCCCCTCCTCGGCGCCCGGCCCGACGGCTGGGCGCTGGCGGCCCGCGCCGCGCACGCGCTCGGCGCCGCCGCCGACGCCCGCAGCCTGCTCGCCGAGGCCCACCGGCGGGCCGGGGCCGGCTTCCTCTCGCCGCACCGGCTCGAGGCGGCGCGCGCGCTCTGGGCCGCGCTGGAAGGAGCCTCGCCGTGA
- a CDS encoding glycosyltransferase — MSRRLSLCLIVRDEERLLPGCLASVAGLADEVVVVDTGSADRTAELAREAGAKVILRPWDDDFSAARNAALAAATGDWVLQLDADERLAPGAAPRLRAAVEADRSAALLLPLHDASRLDAPPEEVLSGRARLGEPALLLRAFRRLPGIAYRGPIHESVGDWLGARGHRAAVVDAPIVHYGAVPGLRAERAKRDRNLDLLRRWCDAADGEVTPFGYLAVELLQTGDPDAAWAVAERGWALLDAQPPGRVVHRLAVARAAAALQRGAPGAALDTLDRLAARDGDSSDGLLLRADAHLALARAAPPGSGERRDRARAAAEACSGALAQEGRPDPSRFLPGSASHAAAARLGAALLLLGRPADARAAFEAALARAPGLPEPLLGRAEALLDEGRPAEALAALETLLDARPDGWLLAAAAAAALGAASDARALFAEAGRRWGAGIAAERRERGEALAAALGHPLPGSPPRGGGGDGPVAAPGAAPSRFAVTVVSPPGYPHSQAFREIAETLHYGLLALGHDCVLTDRADLPGRRHVLLGSNLLPSHPIPLAPDTVLYNLEQVDRASTWLSPALLDLFRRHTVWDYSEKNADELARMGLPRPRVVPVGFAPALVRIPAREEDIDVLFYGSVNERRKRVLDALAAAGARVQALFGVYGPERDAFIARSKLVVNPHYFEAKVFEVVRVSYLLANGRCVVSERGADPVEERAFEDAVAFAPYEALVATCLRLLGDPAERAHRAEAGRRLMEARPESEYLRAALG; from the coding sequence GTGAGCCGACGCCTCTCGCTCTGCCTCATCGTCCGGGACGAGGAGCGGCTCCTGCCCGGCTGCCTCGCCTCGGTGGCCGGCCTCGCCGACGAGGTCGTGGTCGTGGACACCGGCAGCGCCGACCGGACCGCCGAGCTCGCCCGGGAGGCCGGCGCGAAGGTGATCCTGCGCCCCTGGGACGACGACTTCTCGGCGGCGCGCAACGCCGCGCTCGCCGCCGCCACCGGCGACTGGGTGCTACAGCTCGACGCCGACGAGCGGCTGGCGCCCGGCGCCGCGCCGCGGCTGCGCGCGGCCGTGGAGGCCGACCGGTCGGCGGCGCTCCTCCTGCCGCTCCACGACGCGAGCCGGCTCGACGCCCCGCCGGAGGAGGTGCTCTCCGGCCGCGCCCGGCTCGGCGAGCCGGCGCTCCTCCTCCGGGCCTTCCGGCGCCTCCCCGGGATCGCCTACCGGGGCCCCATCCACGAGAGCGTCGGCGACTGGCTCGGCGCCCGCGGCCACCGGGCCGCCGTGGTGGACGCGCCCATCGTGCACTACGGCGCCGTGCCCGGCCTGCGCGCCGAGCGCGCCAAGCGGGACCGGAACCTGGACCTCCTGCGCCGCTGGTGCGACGCGGCGGACGGAGAGGTGACGCCGTTCGGCTATCTCGCGGTGGAGCTGCTCCAGACCGGCGATCCCGACGCCGCCTGGGCGGTGGCCGAGCGCGGCTGGGCGCTCCTCGACGCGCAGCCGCCGGGCCGGGTGGTGCACCGGCTGGCGGTGGCGCGGGCCGCCGCGGCGCTGCAGCGGGGCGCGCCGGGCGCGGCGCTCGACACCCTCGACCGGCTCGCCGCGCGGGACGGCGACAGCTCCGACGGGCTCCTGCTCCGGGCCGACGCGCACCTCGCGCTCGCGCGCGCCGCGCCGCCCGGGAGCGGCGAGCGCCGGGACCGGGCCCGCGCCGCCGCCGAGGCCTGCTCCGGCGCGCTCGCGCAGGAGGGGCGCCCCGACCCCTCGCGCTTCCTCCCCGGCTCGGCCTCGCACGCCGCCGCGGCGCGGCTCGGCGCCGCGCTGCTCCTCCTCGGACGCCCGGCCGACGCGCGGGCGGCCTTCGAGGCCGCGCTGGCGCGCGCGCCCGGCCTGCCGGAGCCGCTCCTGGGGCGCGCCGAGGCGCTCCTCGACGAGGGTCGCCCCGCCGAGGCGCTCGCCGCCCTGGAGACGCTGCTCGACGCGCGACCGGACGGCTGGCTGCTCGCCGCGGCGGCGGCGGCGGCGCTCGGGGCGGCCTCCGACGCACGGGCGCTGTTCGCCGAGGCGGGGCGCCGCTGGGGCGCGGGGATCGCCGCCGAGCGGCGGGAGCGGGGCGAGGCCCTCGCGGCGGCGCTGGGACACCCCCTCCCTGGCTCGCCCCCGCGCGGAGGGGGAGGGGATGGCCCCGTCGCTGCGCCGGGAGCGGCTCCGTCCCGCTTCGCCGTGACCGTGGTCTCCCCGCCCGGCTACCCGCACAGCCAGGCGTTCCGGGAGATCGCCGAGACCCTGCACTACGGGCTCCTCGCGCTCGGCCACGACTGCGTGCTCACCGACCGCGCCGACCTCCCCGGCCGCCGCCACGTCCTGCTCGGCTCGAACCTCCTGCCGAGCCACCCCATCCCGCTCGCGCCCGACACCGTGCTCTACAACCTCGAGCAGGTGGACCGCGCGAGCACCTGGCTCTCGCCGGCGCTCCTCGACCTGTTCCGGCGGCACACCGTCTGGGACTACAGCGAGAAGAACGCCGACGAGCTCGCGCGGATGGGGCTGCCGCGGCCGCGGGTGGTCCCGGTGGGCTTCGCCCCGGCGCTGGTCCGCATCCCCGCCCGCGAGGAGGACATCGACGTGCTCTTCTACGGCTCGGTGAACGAGCGGCGGAAGCGCGTGCTCGACGCCCTCGCGGCGGCGGGCGCCCGGGTGCAGGCGCTCTTCGGCGTCTACGGACCGGAGCGCGACGCCTTCATCGCCCGCTCGAAGCTGGTGGTGAACCCCCACTACTTCGAGGCCAAGGTCTTCGAGGTGGTGCGCGTCTCCTACCTGCTCGCGAACGGGCGGTGCGTGGTGTCGGAGCGCGGCGCCGACCCGGTGGAGGAGCGCGCCTTCGAGGACGCGGTGGCGTTCGCCCCCTACGAGGCGCTGGTGGCCACCTGCCTGCGGCTCCTCGGCGACCCCGCCGAGCGGGCCCACCGCGCCGAGGCGGGCCGGCGACTCATGGAGGCCCGCCCGGAGTCGGAGTACCTGCGCGCCGCGCTCGGCTGA
- a CDS encoding glycerol-3-phosphate dehydrogenase/oxidase gives MPGTPERYDVVVLGGGANGAGTARDLAMRGLSVLLLEKRDFGVGASGNSSGMIHGGIRYMLSDRHVTELACRDSGYIQRIAPHLLFRIPFLMPLAARAEEATLVERATWYATEVYVGTYDKYQPLKRGKPSVRLSAEETYALEPSLRPGLAGAVTLDEWGIDAFRLCALNALSARRHGAVVRTWTAAREVLREGGRAMGVTWQDALTGERGEARAAAIYNATGAWSPAFARRHAGARVPMRPGKGVHLSLDRRFSNYGVICSAVDGRQMFLMPHETESIIGTTDDDYYGDPDDLEATNDEVEYLLEGVESLVPGVRRARVTRAWCGLRTTIHAYGPTEDALSREHAFHDHAAEGAAGLLSISGGKLASYRAQSQEAADRLVALVGRPARPCRTHEEPLPGGDEVPDPARLAEEYGVAPAAAARLVYRQGSRAREVLALVRDDPRLGLVLCRDEAILAAEVVHCVREEQVRRLQDLRRRCRLAVGGCAGSDCARVAAQLAGRELGWSADQVRAELADLLEAGWRERRPVLDAHQLVQEELLRGVQAGLGVVR, from the coding sequence GTGCCCGGCACCCCCGAGCGCTACGACGTGGTGGTCCTGGGCGGCGGCGCCAACGGCGCCGGCACGGCCCGCGACCTCGCCATGCGCGGCCTCTCGGTGCTGCTCCTCGAGAAGCGCGACTTCGGGGTCGGCGCGAGCGGCAACAGCTCGGGGATGATCCACGGCGGCATCCGCTACATGCTCTCCGACCGGCACGTGACCGAGCTCGCCTGCCGCGACTCGGGCTACATCCAGCGGATCGCGCCGCACCTGCTGTTCCGGATCCCCTTCCTCATGCCGCTCGCCGCGCGGGCCGAGGAGGCGACGCTGGTGGAGCGCGCCACCTGGTACGCCACCGAGGTCTACGTCGGGACCTACGACAAGTACCAGCCGCTCAAGCGCGGCAAGCCGTCGGTGCGGCTCTCGGCGGAGGAGACCTACGCGCTCGAGCCCTCGCTGCGCCCCGGGCTCGCCGGCGCGGTCACGCTCGACGAGTGGGGGATCGACGCCTTCCGGCTCTGCGCGCTCAACGCCCTCTCGGCGCGGCGCCACGGCGCGGTCGTCCGCACCTGGACGGCGGCCCGCGAGGTGCTGCGCGAGGGCGGCCGGGCGATGGGCGTCACCTGGCAGGACGCCCTCACCGGCGAGCGGGGCGAGGCGCGCGCGGCCGCGATCTACAACGCCACCGGCGCCTGGAGCCCCGCCTTCGCCCGCCGCCACGCCGGCGCCCGCGTCCCGATGCGGCCGGGCAAGGGGGTGCACCTCTCGCTCGACCGGCGCTTCTCCAACTACGGCGTCATCTGCAGCGCCGTGGACGGCCGGCAGATGTTCCTCATGCCGCACGAGACCGAGTCGATCATCGGCACCACCGACGACGACTACTACGGCGATCCCGACGACCTCGAGGCTACCAACGACGAGGTGGAGTACCTGCTCGAGGGGGTGGAGTCGCTCGTCCCCGGCGTGCGCCGCGCCCGCGTGACCCGGGCCTGGTGCGGGCTGCGCACCACCATCCACGCCTACGGTCCCACCGAGGACGCGCTCTCGCGCGAGCACGCCTTCCACGATCACGCCGCCGAGGGCGCGGCCGGGCTCCTCTCCATCTCCGGCGGGAAGCTCGCGAGCTACCGCGCCCAGTCGCAGGAGGCGGCGGACCGGCTGGTGGCGCTGGTGGGGAGGCCGGCGCGCCCGTGCCGCACGCACGAGGAGCCGCTCCCGGGCGGCGACGAGGTCCCGGACCCGGCGCGGCTCGCGGAGGAGTACGGGGTCGCGCCCGCCGCCGCGGCCCGCCTCGTCTACCGGCAGGGGAGCCGCGCGCGCGAGGTGCTGGCCCTCGTGCGCGACGACCCGCGGCTCGGGCTGGTGCTCTGCCGAGACGAGGCGATCCTGGCCGCCGAGGTGGTCCACTGCGTGCGCGAGGAGCAGGTGCGGCGGCTCCAGGACCTGCGGCGCCGCTGCCGCCTCGCCGTGGGCGGCTGCGCCGGGAGCGACTGCGCCCGGGTGGCGGCCCAGCTCGCCGGGCGCGAGCTCGGGTGGAGCGCCGACCAGGTCCGGGCCGAGCTCGCCGACCTGCTCGAGGCCGGCTGGCGCGAGCGGCGACCGGTGCTCGACGCCCACCAGCTCGTGCAGGAGGAGCTCCTGCGCGGCGTGCAGGCGGGGCTCGGGGTGGTCCGGTGA
- a CDS encoding FAD-binding protein yields the protein MSPGEPAPPLDVLVLGGGLAGAVAALAARERGARVALVRRSPGASALSSGAVGVAWDADALPGDPLRARRGWLESARRLGARRPEHPYAVVGEGLRELPAALAFAASELEALLAPPLERNRFLATAHGAALGAALCQRSMAAGDLLEVRGRLAVAGFRGHLGWDARLVAGGLARYAPLGGPEPVAVELDLFAGPGEGLLRPHELARALEPPGAAEEAGRRLREALPAGAAAALLPPVLGLRLEARVPERLSAAAGLPVAELLGDVPSVPGLRLQDAMERRLRQAGVELVEGPVERAEAPGLALLAGGRELVAGAWVLATGRYTGGGVARRGRLLEPVLGLPVHAGGEDPAGPRLHARPPAALTRAGCFEPQPLLAAGLRVDPELRPLGEDGRPFHPRLFAAGGVLGGHEPAQDGTGLGVAILTGYVAGRGAAFTSLRCAGSGFASR from the coding sequence GTGAGCCCGGGCGAGCCCGCGCCACCGCTCGACGTCCTGGTGCTCGGCGGGGGGCTGGCGGGGGCGGTGGCCGCGCTGGCCGCGCGCGAGCGCGGGGCGCGGGTGGCCCTGGTGCGGCGCAGCCCCGGCGCGAGCGCCCTCTCCTCGGGCGCGGTGGGGGTGGCCTGGGACGCCGACGCCCTCCCGGGCGATCCGCTCCGCGCCCGCCGCGGCTGGCTCGAGTCGGCGCGGCGGCTGGGGGCGCGCCGGCCGGAGCACCCCTACGCCGTGGTCGGGGAGGGGCTCCGCGAGCTCCCGGCGGCGCTGGCGTTCGCGGCGAGCGAGCTCGAGGCGCTCCTCGCGCCGCCGCTCGAGCGGAACCGCTTCCTCGCCACCGCCCACGGCGCCGCGCTGGGCGCCGCGCTCTGCCAGCGCTCGATGGCCGCGGGCGACCTGCTCGAGGTGCGCGGCCGGCTCGCCGTGGCCGGCTTCCGCGGCCACCTCGGCTGGGACGCCCGGCTCGTCGCCGGCGGGCTCGCGCGCTACGCGCCGCTCGGCGGGCCCGAGCCGGTCGCGGTGGAGCTCGACCTGTTCGCCGGGCCGGGGGAGGGGCTCCTGCGCCCGCACGAGCTGGCGCGGGCGCTCGAGCCGCCCGGGGCCGCGGAGGAGGCCGGCCGCCGGCTGCGCGAGGCGCTCCCCGCCGGCGCGGCCGCCGCGCTCCTCCCGCCGGTGCTCGGGCTGCGGCTCGAGGCGCGCGTGCCCGAGCGGCTCTCGGCGGCGGCGGGCCTGCCGGTGGCCGAGCTCCTGGGCGACGTCCCGAGCGTCCCCGGGCTCCGGCTGCAGGACGCGATGGAGCGGCGGCTGCGGCAGGCCGGGGTCGAGCTGGTGGAGGGGCCGGTGGAGCGCGCCGAGGCGCCGGGGCTCGCGCTCCTCGCCGGCGGGCGCGAGCTCGTCGCGGGGGCCTGGGTGCTCGCGACCGGCCGCTACACCGGCGGCGGCGTGGCCCGGCGCGGCCGCCTGCTCGAGCCGGTGCTGGGGCTCCCGGTGCACGCCGGCGGCGAGGATCCGGCCGGGCCGCGGCTCCACGCCCGCCCCCCCGCGGCGCTCACGCGCGCCGGCTGCTTCGAGCCGCAGCCGCTCCTCGCGGCCGGGCTGCGGGTGGATCCGGAGCTGCGGCCGCTCGGCGAGGACGGGCGGCCGTTCCACCCGCGCCTCTTCGCGGCCGGCGGCGTGCTCGGGGGGCACGAGCCGGCGCAGGACGGGACCGGGCTCGGGGTGGCGATCCTGACGGGCTACGTCGCGGGGCGGGGCGCTGCCTTCACCAGCCTGCGATGCGCCGGCAGCGGGTTCGCCTCGAGGTAG
- a CDS encoding glycosyltransferase family 2 protein, giving the protein MADTARAPAVSVVIPCYQQAQYLELAVMSVLGQTFADHEVIVVDDGSPDESAAVARSLAARFPACRISLLRQENAGLAEARNAGIRMARGRYVLPLDADDAIDATFLEKTVGALEANPDCSVAFVDVVRFGAESGIWKMGPWDEDTLRRRNVAVCTSLFRREVWETLGGYNPNMVFGYEDYDFWVGCIERGMKAVHVPEPLFFYRVKQSSMVSGAMRNHVPLYCRVILNHPRFFPQAAVDEARRYLEANPLPAHRRLVKAAPRPAT; this is encoded by the coding sequence ATGGCGGACACGGCTCGCGCCCCGGCGGTCTCGGTCGTCATCCCCTGCTACCAGCAGGCACAGTACCTCGAGCTCGCGGTGATGAGCGTCCTCGGCCAGACGTTCGCCGACCACGAGGTGATCGTGGTGGACGACGGCAGCCCGGACGAGAGCGCCGCGGTGGCGCGCTCCCTCGCGGCCCGCTTCCCGGCGTGCCGCATCTCCCTCCTCCGGCAGGAGAACGCCGGGCTGGCCGAGGCGCGAAACGCCGGCATCCGGATGGCCCGCGGCCGCTACGTCCTGCCGCTCGACGCCGACGACGCCATCGACGCCACCTTCCTCGAGAAGACGGTCGGCGCGCTGGAGGCCAACCCCGACTGCTCGGTCGCGTTCGTGGACGTGGTCCGCTTCGGCGCCGAGAGCGGCATCTGGAAGATGGGCCCCTGGGACGAGGACACGCTGCGCCGCCGCAACGTGGCGGTCTGCACCTCGCTCTTCCGGCGAGAGGTCTGGGAGACCCTCGGCGGCTACAACCCGAACATGGTGTTCGGGTACGAGGACTACGACTTCTGGGTCGGCTGCATCGAGCGCGGCATGAAGGCGGTGCACGTCCCCGAGCCGCTCTTCTTCTACCGCGTGAAGCAGTCGAGCATGGTCTCCGGAGCGATGCGGAACCACGTCCCGCTCTACTGCCGGGTGATCCTGAACCACCCGCGCTTCTTCCCGCAGGCCGCCGTGGACGAGGCGCGCCGCTACCTCGAGGCGAACCCGCTGCCGGCGCATCGCAGGCTGGTGAAGGCAGCGCCCCGCCCCGCGACGTAG